Part of the Streptomyces sp. NBC_01264 genome, CGGCCGCCACCGGACGCACCGTCCTGCTCTCCAGCCACATCCTGCCGGAGGTGCAGCGCACGTGCGGGCGGGTGGCGATCATCCGGGACGGACGGCTTGTCACGTTCCAGAGCGTCGCCGGCCTGCGCAAGGCCCGTGCCCGACGGATCAGGCTGTCCTTCACGGACGGGCAGGGGGAGCGGCCGCTGGGCGACGCCCAGCGTTGGACCCCGCGCTGGCAGGGGGACCGGGTGGAGCTGCTCGTACCGCCGAGCGAGGTGGTGGGCGCGCTGCGCACCCTGCTCGGACTGGCCGTGGCCGACGTCACGGTGGAAGAGGCCGGACTGGACGAGGCCTTCATGGACCTCTACCGCGGCGGCTCGGGGCGGGAGGAACCGTGAGACGCCAGTGGCCACTGTTGTGGCTCGCCCTGTACCGGCGGCGCCGGATGCTGGCCGCCCTGCTCGTCGGGATGGTCGTCTTCGAAGCGCTCATGGTGGTGGTCGCCCATGCGATTCCTCCGGGGCAGCTCTTCTCCGCGGGCGGGAAGGGACCACCCTCGGCCTACCGGGCCTTCAGCGGGTCCAGCGGCGACGTGTCGATCGCCAGCTACCCCGGACTGCTGGGCGCCGGCCTCACCCACCCCTTCTGGATAGCCATCCAGCTCACCGCGATCGGTTCGCTCGCCGCGGCCGCCGTGGCCGCGGACGTGGAATCCGGGACGGTGGAACTCGTCATGGTGCGTCCCGTCAGCCGTACCCGGCTGCTGGCCGAGCGGACCGCCGCACTGGTGCTCGCGGCGCTGGCCCTGAACCTGGCCGCGACCCTCACGGTCGCGGTGGGGGTGGCGCTGTCACCGGACATCCACCGGGCGGTGCCGATCAGCGGGGTGTTCGCCGCCGGGCTCATGGGCCTCGGCTTCGCCCTGTGCCTGATCGGGCCGGCGATGGCCGTGTCGGCGGCGGGACGACGGCGGGCCCAGGTGGTCGGCGCGACCATCGCGATCGGGGCCGTCGGCTTCGCCGTCAACTTCATCGCGCTGGCCTGGTCGCCGACAGCCCCGCTGAGGTTCCTCAGCCCCTTCCACTACTACGCCCCGGGCGACGCCCTTGCCGGAGGCGGCGTGCTCTGGCCCCAGCTCGGGATCCTGGTCGGAGTGGGAGTGCTGGGCATCCTGCTGGCCCATCTGCTGCTCCGACGCCGGGACCTCGCGCCCTGAGCGGATGCGCCATTGATCGTCTACGCGGCGTTCCGCCGGCTCTACTCCCGGATCTCCATGACCTCGGACAACGAGCGGCGGGGCGTATCGGGGCCTGCGGGGCCGTAGCCGAGGCGGAAGACCATCTGCACGTGTCCCATGGCCGCGACCGGGTCACGCAGCGTCCACCGCAGCTCCGGCCATTCCAGGGGATGCGACGTCATCGAGGTGGCAAGGCCGTCAGCAGTGGCTTGCAGAAGAACGCGTTCCATCGCCTGGCCTGCGCGTAGCCAGTCGGCTCTCGTGTCCCCCGAGGTGCTCAGCAGAGCCAGCTGCGGCCGCTTCTCGAACACGGCCCAGCCGCGATCCGGAATCGGATTGGCCCAACCGAAGTCGCGTACGGGGGTGGGGCCGCCTGAACCCTTCGGTCCGAATGCGGCGGCGGGAATGCCGTCCCTGCGTGTGCCCGCAGGGTCCGGCGCGTGGGAGGTCCAGGCCGCGGTTTCCGCCTGGGCGAGTGGATCGATCTCCTCGCGGTGTTCTGCGTCTCGTACCAGCCCGAGCACGGTGTCGATGTGCCAGGTGTCCGGGACGGTGAGTCGGCAGCCTTCCGAGCGGGCCGCGGCCCACAGACCGTCCAGCAGTGCGGTCGGCACCGGCTCCTCGCTGAAGGGGTACCGACTGGTGTGCCGACGCCGGACGGCGCCGTGCAGGGAGGCGAGCTCGTGATCCGCGCCCGTGGTCTCGTCGATCGTCACCGTGGCCAGCAGCCATGGTTCGGCTTCGTCGGGCAAGAGCTGCACGCGGACCGGGAGACCGAGCCAGGCCGCGGACACACGCAAATTGAACAGCGCCGCGGCACAACCGAGGTGGAGGCCACGGTGATCCGGGTCGGTTCGGGTCATGGCGCGTTCCGGATCTCCGTAAAGGGCGAGGGCGCCGCTGCCGACATGGAAGACGAACTTCCACGGCTGGGCGTTGTGCATGGACGGGGCGGTGACGGCGTCGCCGACGAGCCGGATGACGGTGTCGGGGTCGAAGTGTGTTGCGATCACGGGACTGGTCCTGTCTGTGCGGCCTCAGCCGTGCGCCACGACGGCGACCGGAGAGGTGGCGTGGTGCATCACCGCGTGGGTGATGGGGCCGATGCGGGCGCCGAGTGCCGGACGACGGATGCGCCGGCCGACCACGACGAGTGCCGCGCCGGACGCGGCGTCCAGGATCTGGATGGCGGGCTGGCCGAGGACGATGCGGGCATCGAGGGCGAGCCGCGGGTACTTCTTCTCCCAGGGGCTCAGCAGCTCTCGGAGCGTGGTCTCGAGTCCGTGGGCCATCTCCTTCGCGACGCCGGGATCGAGGACGGGAGCGTAGGAGAAGACCGGCGGGAGCGACCACCCGTGTACGACGGCGAGCGGGCAGGCCCGCCGGTCCGCTTCCTCGCAGGCAAAGGCGAGGAGCCGGTCGCAGTTGCTGCGCAGGTCCACTCCGAGCACCACCGGCCCGGCATCGCCCGGGTTCCCGGGCGGACGGTCTTCGCCGTCGATCGAGCGCACGAGGACGACGGGCGTCTCGGTCTCGGGGATCGTCGCCGATCCGGTCGAGCCCACGATGAACCCTGCGACGGCGCCGAGACCGCGTGAGCCGAGAACGAGCAGGTCCGCATCGGCTGCGGACGCGGCGAGAACCTTGGAGGCCGCGAGTCCTTTGCTGCCGTGGGTGCTGATGTTGAGCGTGCCGTGTTCGCGCAGCAGCCGGTCCCGTGTGCGCGAAAGGAGCTCCTCAGCCCACTGATCACGCGTTTCGGGGAGCGGAACGGCGAAGGGCCCGTACTGGGTCCAGTCCTCCGCGTGGACGAGTTCCAGCGCCGCGCCGCGCAGTTCGGCCTCGTGGGCGGCCCAGTCGGCTGTGGCGGTGTCGGCGCCCGATCCGTCCAGCCCTACTGTGATCCGGTTCGACATGCGTTCCTCCCGGAGTCGTATGGTCGGCTTCTCTCAGCCTCTTCCGCTTGTCGTGCCATGGGAAGGACCGAGCGGCCCAACCGGGGACCGTTCGGCCCTCCTCGCTCGGTCAGCCTCGCCCGGTCAGCTCTGTTCGACCTCGGCGCAGGTGAGTCTGTTGTCGACGTCCACGACCCCGTCGACGCTCTGGCAGAGGCGAACCACCACGGGCAACAGGCCGGGCTGCGGCACGGTGCCGCTGAGGGTCACAAGGCCGTCGTCGACTTCGACGGTGATGGCCGAAGGAGTCAGGTGCAGTGTCCGGGTGAGGACATCCTCGATGATCTCTTCCTGTATCGCGTGGTCGCGGCGAAGGAAAAGCTGGATCAGATCGCTGCGGCTGAGTACGCCGACCACGCGGCCTTCCTCATCGACGACCGGTAGCCGCTTGACCCGGTGGCGCTGCATGACCCGGGCCGCGCGGACCACGCTCCACTCGGGTCGGGCCGTGACGGCCGGGCTCGTCATCAGCTCTTCGGCTGTCGCCGCGCCCCCGGCGGGCCGCGGGCGGAGAAGGTCGGCTTCGGAGACGACGCCGAGCGAGTGCCCGGTTTCATCGATCACGGGCGTGGCGGTGATGTCGAACTCCTTCAGGAGCCGAGCGATCTCCTTGAACGCGGTCGTGCGCCGGACGGTGACGGCGGTGTGGGTCATCAGGTCCGCGACAGTGCGGTGCCTCATGGCGGTCGTGCCCTCATGCGGAGGCGGGGACGGTGAAATCCGCCTTGACGTCGACAACGCCCGGTACGGTGCCGGCGGTGCGTACGACGACATCTTCCATTGCGGGGTCCGGCAGCGACCCATTGAGGTAGGCGATGCCGTTGGCGACGTGGACGTGCACTTCGGCGGAACCGTTCGGGATCAGCTGATACATGATCAGTTCGCGAATCTCGGCGCCGATGTCCTCGTCCGGGCGCAGGAAGACCTTGAGCAGGTCTCCGCGGCTGACGCCGCCGACGAGGCGGCCGTCACCGTCGACCACGGGAAGGCGCTTGAGGAGCCCGCGGGCCATCAACCGCGCCGCGGTGGGGATCGTGGCGTCCTTCGTGACGGTCACGGCCGGGCGGGTCATCAGCTGCTCGGCAGCGGTGTCGTGGGCCGTGTCGGTGCCCTCGGGCTTGAGCAGCAGGTCGGCTTCGGAGACGACGCCGACCACCCGTCCGTCCTTTGCCAGGACGGGGAGGGCGCTGACGTTCCACATCCGCAGCGCTTCCACGATGTCCTTGAACGCGGTTCCTCGGTCGACGGAGATCACGGCGTGCGTCATGACGTCCTCGACGGTGCGCAGGTGCTTCATGGTCTTCCTCCTCGATGGCACGGCCGGTACGGGTGATGCGGTGAAGGGCGACCGTCCGTGGGCCGTTCCGGCCGGGGCTTTGAGGCGATCCGACTCCCGGTACCGCTCCTTCAGTCGTGGGCGATGACGGCCACGGGGGCTGGTGCGTGGTGCAGGACCGCGTGGGCGACCGAGCCCAGGTGCACGCCGAGCGGGGAGCGGCGCAGATGGCGTCCCACAACGACGAGTCCCGCGCCCTTCGATGCCCGGACGAGATGCTCGCCCGCCGATCCCATGAACACGTTGTGGCTGACGTTCACGTCGGGGAACTTGTGCTGCCAGGGCAGCAGCATGTCGTCGACCATGTGCGTGACGCTCTTGCCGATGTCCCGTTCGTTGTCCGGGTCGAAGAAGGGGACGTAGCTGTAGGCGGCCGGCATCTTCCAGCCGTGCACGGCCCGCAGCGGGCAGTCGCGCCGGGCCGCCTCTTCGAAGGCGAAGGCGAGTACCCGGTCGCACGCTTCGTGGATGTCGACCCCCACGACGACCTCGGCGCCGGAGTCTGCGCCCGAGCCGTCCGGGTCGTCGGCGGCGCGAACGAGGACGACCGGTGCGTCAGTCGCGACCAGGGTGGACATGGCCACCGAGCCGACGATGAAACCGACCAGGCCACCCAAACCGCGCGATCCCAGGACCAGCAGCCCGGCGTCGGCGGCCTCGGCCGCGAGGGCGGCTGCCGGCCGGGCTGCCAGGCAGCGGGTCGTGATCTCCAAGTTCGGGTAGCGCCCGTGCAGCTCCTGCGCGGCTTCGGTCAGGGCCTGATCCGCCCAGCGGTCCACGTCCTGGCGGCCCAGGCCGGGGAACACGGGGTCCAGGGGCCAGTCGACGGCGTGCACGAGCCGCAGCGGCACCTGCCGCAGGACGGCCTCCCGTGCGGCCCAGCGCGCTGCCGCCAGGCTCTCCGGGGAGCCGTCGACTCCGACGGTCACGTGGTTTTCCATGGCTGAGATTCCCTTCGTGCGGGCCGGCGCTCGTCACCACGGCATTGCGTGCCGAACATGGTCAGCGTGAGTGGTTGCCGTGTCGTCGGTACGGGCGGTGACGCGCGATGTCACGGCGACGACCCCGTCGAGCTGCTCGACGAGGCTGAGAAGCGCAGGGAGCTGGCTCCGGCGCTCGACATGGCCGTCCAGGGTGACGATGCCGTCCACCACGTGGACGCCGACGTCACCGGCCGGCACCCCGAGCACCTCGACGAGGACCTCGTCGCTGATACGCCTGCGTATCTCGGAGTCCGGACGCAGGAACCTGCGGAGCAGGTCCCGGCGGGTGACGATTCCGATGAGCCGGTCCTCCACGTCCACGACGGGCAGGCGTTCGATACCCCGGCGGGTCATCAGCCGGGCAGCGTCGGCCACTGTCTCTTCGGCGTGGACGGTGACCGCGGGCGCGGACATGACGTCGCCCGCGGACGGCCGCCCAGCCTCTGTGGTGCTCTGCTCGGCGGGACGGGAGCCCGGCACCGTGTGGGCCAGCAGGTCGGTCTGCGAGACGACGCCCAGCACGCGGTCCTCCTCGTCCAGGACGGGGACTCCGGAGATGTCGTACTGGGCAAGGAGCTTCGCGACGTCCTTGAAACCGGTGCCCGGGGCCACGGAGACGACCTCGTCCGTCATCAGGTCCGCCACCTTGAGGTGCTTCATGAGGCCCTCCTGTTCCGCCGTGCCAGGCGAGGCTGATGTCCGGTGTGGGGTGTGCCCCCAACCATCCGCCGGTGACGGCTGCTGATCGAGGGCCGAACGGTCCCTCCGGGGGCCCGTAGGGGCCCGGGGTGCCGGGCCGTGACGATGGGGACCTTTGGTCCCGCCTGCGGTCCCGGGCGGCCCTCTTCCCGGAGCGTCGACGGTGCCAGCGTGAGAGGTGTCCCTCATCGGCTCTCGGTTGGGAGGAATCGTGGAAAGCACATTCCGCACCCCGGACACCAGCTCGGTCACCGTCGGCGTGGACGGTTCGCAGTCGGCGCGCGTCGCCGCCCTGTGGGCGGCCAAGGAGGCCGTGTGCCGTGACCGTCCCCTCCACATTGTCTACGGCTCCGACACCGACGGCAGGGCCTTGTACCTGTCGGCGGAGACCATCGAACGGGTCCGCGCCAACGGCCGGGCACTCCTGGCCGACACGGCGAAGGCCGTGTCGGCCGAATACCCCGGGCTGACCGTGACCACCGAATTCAGCCGCGCGGGCGCCGTCGACACCCTGCACCGGGCCGGCGGGCTCCACGGCACGGTCGTCCTGGGCAACCGCGGCCTGGGCGGATTCAACTCCCTCATGCTCGGCTCGGTCGGGCTGGACACCGCGGCCATCGCCATGACCCCCGTCATCGTCGTCCGAGGCATCGACGGGGCCGAGGAGACCGGCACGGTCCTCGCGGCGATCCGCGATGAGGACGACCTCCTGATCGCCCGGTACGCCGCCCGGGAAGCCGAGCTGCACAAGGCCTCCCTGCGACTGCTGCACGTGTGGAACGTGCTCCAGTCCGTCGGTGAGGTGGTCAGCATGCTCGACGGCATCGATGAGATCGCCGGCGGCCACGCTGAGACCCTGCGAGCCGTCACGGACGTGGTCCGCAGCGAGTTCCCCGACCTGGCGGTGCAGGCCGATGCGGAGAAGAGCGTCTCCGTGGCCGGTGTCCTGGTCGAGGCGTCCCGTCACGCAGACTTGCTCGTCATGGGCGGCCGCCGGGTACCGGGACCCCTCGGACTCGCCCGCAACCTGGGCAAGGCCACGCACAGCCTGCTGCACCACGCCCATTGCCCCGTCCTGCTCATCCCCCGGACCGGCAGCGACTTCGGGAGCCGGTCATGACCAGCCACCAGACAGGAACCCATGACATCGTCGTGGGCATCGACCCGGGCAGGGACTGGCACCTTGCCCTGGCCTGGGCCGCCGACGAGGCACAACGGCGCCGGCTCCCGCTGCGCCTGGTGCTCGCGGTGCCGCCCCAGCACGACACCCAGCACGTCGATGACACCCCCGGCCAGACGGCCATCCGGCAGGCCGGATCCGACAGACTCGAACAGGCGTGCAACTGGGTACGTGACCGCCACCCCGAGGTGAGCGTCACCGGCGATCTGCTCGGCGGCTTCCCCGCCCCCGTCCTGGGCGCCGCAGCACGCGAGGCCCGCATGATCGTCCTCGGCTCCCGGCACCTGAGCCGCACCGCCGAGTTCTTCAGCGCCGGCTCGCTCGTGGTCCCCGTCACCGCCCAGGCCCGTTGTCCGGTGGTCGTCGTGGGCGACGCCGAGCACATCAGCCAGCAGCCGACCTACGTCGTCGCGGGTATCGACGGCAGCGCATCCGCCACTGCCGCGCTGGCCTTCGCCTTCGACGAAGCCGACCTTCGGGGGGCGGCACTGCGGGTCGTCTGCGTGCGGCAACCGCCTCTGATCATGCTGGACGGCGAGGAGGTGGCGCTGCATGCCCAGCGCACTTTGCTCTCCGAGGCCACTGCCGGCCTGTCCGAGAAGTACCCGGACGTGCACATGACGCACGAGGTCCTCACGGGCCACCCGGTGGAGGAACTGGCGCGGGCCGCCGAGCATGCCCTGGCCGTCGTCGTGGGCCGCCGCGGCCGCGGCGGGTACACCGGCATGCGGATCGGATCCGTCGTCCACGGCCTCCTGCACCGCGCGCACTGCCCGGTGATCACCGTCCCCACCGGCTGAGCCCGCGATGACCAGCCACGCGATCGACACGCCATCCGTCGGCTCCTCGGCCCCGGCGGGGCTGACGCAGGCCGAGGCCGAACGCCGACTTGCCCGCTACGGGCGCAACGAGGTGGCGCCGCCGCGACCCGCACCCCTCTACCGACGGGTGCTGGCGCAGCTGCGTGATCCGCTGATCATGGTGCTGCTCGGTGCCGCACTGCTGACCATCGCGATCGGTGACCACCCGGACGCCGTCGTCATCGGTTTGGTGGTCGTCTTCAACACTACCGTGGGCGTCACCCAGGAGGTCCGGGCGGACCGCGCGGTCGCCGCGCTCTCCGTTCTCTCGGCCCCGCACGCCCGGGTACGGCGCGACAGCACCGCACACGAGGTGCCGGCAGCGCTCGTGGTGCCTGGTGACAGCCTGCTGCTGGGCCAGGGAGACATCGTCGCCGCGGACGCCGATCTCACCGAGGCATCCGCTCTCCTGATGGACGAGTCCATGCTCACCGGCGAATCGGAGCCCGTCGCCAAAACTGCCGGTGACACGGTCGGCGCCGGCACCGTCGTGGTGCGCGGTCGGGGTACGGCGACCGCCACGGCCACAGGACCAGCCAGTGCCCTCGGCCGGATCGCAGCGCTCCTCGACGGGGAACACGGGCCGACCCCGCTCCAACGCCGCCTCGCGTCCCTCGGCCGCGTCCTGGCCGCCGCCACCCTCGCCCTGTGCGTGCTGTTCTTCGCCCTGGGCCTCGTACGCGGCCTCGGCGTGAGCACGATGGCGGTCACCGCCATCAGCCTGGCCGTCGCCGCGGTGCCCGAGTCCCTGCCCGCCGTGGTCACCCTCGCCCTCGCCCTCGGAGCCCGCCGCATGGCGGCCCGGGGCGCCCTGGTCCGACGCCTGCCGGCCGTCGAGACGCTGGGCTCGGTGAGCGTGCTGGCCACGGACAAGACAGGCACCCTCACCGAGGGCCGCATGGTCGTCCAGCACCTGTGGACACCGTCCGGAGCCGCGGACGTGTCCGGCAGCGGATACGAACCTTACGGAGACCTGACCCGGGCCGGGCACTCCCTGACACCCGAGCAGCTCCGCCCGCTGCAGGAGCTCCTCACCACGGCAGCCCTGTGCAACGACGCGAGCCTGAAGGCGCCCCAGAGCGGCTCCGACGCGTGGACGGCCGTGGGCGATCCCATGGAGGCCGCACTGCTGGCAGCCGCCGCCAAGGCCGATTGCCCCAACTCCGCCGAGCTGCACCGGGACTGCCCCCGGATCGGAGAAGCACCCTTCGACAGCCTGCGCAAACGGATGACCACCCTCCACCACCTGCCCGACGGCAACGTCCTGGTCTGCCTCAAGGGGGCGCCGGAGGCAGTCCTGGCTCCCACGGTGCTCGCTGAGCCGTCCGCGCTCCTGGACCAGGCGCGCCGTCAGGCCGCCGAGCTGGCCGCCCACGGGTTCAGGGTCCTGGCAGTGGCAGGCGCCGAACGGCTCCAGTGGCGCCCGCCCGCCGCCCGGGCGGAACAGGGACTGAGCCTTCTCGGCCTGATCGCCATCAGCGATCCGCCGAAAGTGACGGCCGCAGCCACCTTGGCGGCCTGCCGCGCCGCCGGCATCACCCCGGTCATGATCACCGGCGACCACCCCGCGACGGCCCACGCCATCGCCGTGCGCATCGGACTGATCGAGGACGGTCCGGCCGACGTCGTCGTCACCGGACCCGAGCTCGCCGCAGCACCGGACACCGACCTGACCCAAGTACGTGTATTCGCCCGGACCGATCCGCAGCAGAAGCTGGACATCGTCCACGCCTGGCGGGCCCGCGGCGCCGTTACCGCCATGACCGGGGACGGCGTCAACGACGGCCCCGCCCTCCGCCAGGCCGACATCGGCGTCGCCATGGGCGCCCGCGGCACCGAAGTGGCCCGCCAGGCCGCCGACCTCGTCCTCACCGACGACGAGCTCTCCACCGTGGTCACGGCCGTCGAGGAAGGCCGCCGCGTCTACGACAACATCCGGCGCTTCCTCGTCTACGCCATGGCTGGCGGAACCGCCGAGATACTCGTGATGCTGGCAGGCCCCCTGCTCGGCCTGACTCTGCCGCTGCGGGCGGGGCAGATCCTGTGGATCAACCTCCTCACCCACGGCCTGACCGGCGTGGCCATGGGTGCCGAACCGGCCGCGCCTGCGGCGATGCAACGCCCACCCCGGCCGCCGGGCCAGCACGTACTCGCCGCAGGCGTATGGCAGCGCCTCCTCATCCTGGCCGCGGCCGTGACGGCGTTCAGCCTGACCGCCGGCATCGGCGCGCGTGGCATGGACCTGCCCTGGCAGAGCGTGCTCTTCCTGTCTCTGCTCGGGGCCCAGCTGGGCGTGGCCCTGGGGCTGAGGGCCCGGTTGTTCACCACCCAGAACCTCTTCCTCCCGGCCTCCGTGGCGGCCTCCGCCCTCCTGGCGATAGCTGCCCTGCACGTTCC contains:
- a CDS encoding universal stress protein; the encoded protein is MSNRITVGLDGSGADTATADWAAHEAELRGAALELVHAEDWTQYGPFAVPLPETRDQWAEELLSRTRDRLLREHGTLNISTHGSKGLAASKVLAASAADADLLVLGSRGLGAVAGFIVGSTGSATIPETETPVVLVRSIDGEDRPPGNPGDAGPVVLGVDLRSNCDRLLAFACEEADRRACPLAVVHGWSLPPVFSYAPVLDPGVAKEMAHGLETTLRELLSPWEKKYPRLALDARIVLGQPAIQILDAASGAALVVVGRRIRRPALGARIGPITHAVMHHATSPVAVVAHG
- a CDS encoding CBS domain-containing protein; protein product: MRHRTVADLMTHTAVTVRRTTAFKEIARLLKEFDITATPVIDETGHSLGVVSEADLLRPRPAGGAATAEELMTSPAVTARPEWSVVRAARVMQRHRVKRLPVVDEEGRVVGVLSRSDLIQLFLRRDHAIQEEIIEDVLTRTLHLTPSAITVEVDDGLVTLSGTVPQPGLLPVVVRLCQSVDGVVDVDNRLTCAEVEQS
- a CDS encoding ABC transporter permease subunit, with the protein product MRRQWPLLWLALYRRRRMLAALLVGMVVFEALMVVVAHAIPPGQLFSAGGKGPPSAYRAFSGSSGDVSIASYPGLLGAGLTHPFWIAIQLTAIGSLAAAAVAADVESGTVELVMVRPVSRTRLLAERTAALVLAALALNLAATLTVAVGVALSPDIHRAVPISGVFAAGLMGLGFALCLIGPAMAVSAAGRRRAQVVGATIAIGAVGFAVNFIALAWSPTAPLRFLSPFHYYAPGDALAGGGVLWPQLGILVGVGVLGILLAHLLLRRRDLAP
- a CDS encoding Acg family FMN-binding oxidoreductase — encoded protein: MIATHFDPDTVIRLVGDAVTAPSMHNAQPWKFVFHVGSGALALYGDPERAMTRTDPDHRGLHLGCAAALFNLRVSAAWLGLPVRVQLLPDEAEPWLLATVTIDETTGADHELASLHGAVRRRHTSRYPFSEEPVPTALLDGLWAAARSEGCRLTVPDTWHIDTVLGLVRDAEHREEIDPLAQAETAAWTSHAPDPAGTRRDGIPAAAFGPKGSGGPTPVRDFGWANPIPDRGWAVFEKRPQLALLSTSGDTRADWLRAGQAMERVLLQATADGLATSMTSHPLEWPELRWTLRDPVAAMGHVQMVFRLGYGPAGPDTPRRSLSEVMEIRE
- a CDS encoding cation-translocating P-type ATPase; its protein translation is MTSHAIDTPSVGSSAPAGLTQAEAERRLARYGRNEVAPPRPAPLYRRVLAQLRDPLIMVLLGAALLTIAIGDHPDAVVIGLVVVFNTTVGVTQEVRADRAVAALSVLSAPHARVRRDSTAHEVPAALVVPGDSLLLGQGDIVAADADLTEASALLMDESMLTGESEPVAKTAGDTVGAGTVVVRGRGTATATATGPASALGRIAALLDGEHGPTPLQRRLASLGRVLAAATLALCVLFFALGLVRGLGVSTMAVTAISLAVAAVPESLPAVVTLALALGARRMAARGALVRRLPAVETLGSVSVLATDKTGTLTEGRMVVQHLWTPSGAADVSGSGYEPYGDLTRAGHSLTPEQLRPLQELLTTAALCNDASLKAPQSGSDAWTAVGDPMEAALLAAAAKADCPNSAELHRDCPRIGEAPFDSLRKRMTTLHHLPDGNVLVCLKGAPEAVLAPTVLAEPSALLDQARRQAAELAAHGFRVLAVAGAERLQWRPPAARAEQGLSLLGLIAISDPPKVTAAATLAACRAAGITPVMITGDHPATAHAIAVRIGLIEDGPADVVVTGPELAAAPDTDLTQVRVFARTDPQQKLDIVHAWRARGAVTAMTGDGVNDGPALRQADIGVAMGARGTEVARQAADLVLTDDELSTVVTAVEEGRRVYDNIRRFLVYAMAGGTAEILVMLAGPLLGLTLPLRAGQILWINLLTHGLTGVAMGAEPAAPAAMQRPPRPPGQHVLAAGVWQRLLILAAAVTAFSLTAGIGARGMDLPWQSVLFLSLLGAQLGVALGLRARLFTTQNLFLPASVAASALLAIAALHVPALQSLLDTRPVGWAGTGLATAAALAAFVTARLLRSAFHRKA
- a CDS encoding CBS domain-containing protein translates to MKHLRTVEDVMTHAVISVDRGTAFKDIVEALRMWNVSALPVLAKDGRVVGVVSEADLLLKPEGTDTAHDTAAEQLMTRPAVTVTKDATIPTAARLMARGLLKRLPVVDGDGRLVGGVSRGDLLKVFLRPDEDIGAEIRELIMYQLIPNGSAEVHVHVANGIAYLNGSLPDPAMEDVVVRTAGTVPGVVDVKADFTVPASA
- a CDS encoding universal stress protein, whose amino-acid sequence is MESTFRTPDTSSVTVGVDGSQSARVAALWAAKEAVCRDRPLHIVYGSDTDGRALYLSAETIERVRANGRALLADTAKAVSAEYPGLTVTTEFSRAGAVDTLHRAGGLHGTVVLGNRGLGGFNSLMLGSVGLDTAAIAMTPVIVVRGIDGAEETGTVLAAIRDEDDLLIARYAAREAELHKASLRLLHVWNVLQSVGEVVSMLDGIDEIAGGHAETLRAVTDVVRSEFPDLAVQADAEKSVSVAGVLVEASRHADLLVMGGRRVPGPLGLARNLGKATHSLLHHAHCPVLLIPRTGSDFGSRS
- a CDS encoding CBS domain-containing protein codes for the protein MKHLKVADLMTDEVVSVAPGTGFKDVAKLLAQYDISGVPVLDEEDRVLGVVSQTDLLAHTVPGSRPAEQSTTEAGRPSAGDVMSAPAVTVHAEETVADAARLMTRRGIERLPVVDVEDRLIGIVTRRDLLRRFLRPDSEIRRRISDEVLVEVLGVPAGDVGVHVVDGIVTLDGHVERRSQLPALLSLVEQLDGVVAVTSRVTARTDDTATTHADHVRHAMPW
- a CDS encoding ABC transporter ATP-binding protein, translating into MPRRGELCDRLGLTPTILARPVGGYSRGMKQKLGLVQAMQHDPHLVVLDEPTEGLDPLVQETFFALLGEAAATGRTVLLSSHILPEVQRTCGRVAIIRDGRLVTFQSVAGLRKARARRIRLSFTDGQGERPLGDAQRWTPRWQGDRVELLVPPSEVVGALRTLLGLAVADVTVEEAGLDEAFMDLYRGGSGREEP
- a CDS encoding universal stress protein; the protein is MTSHQTGTHDIVVGIDPGRDWHLALAWAADEAQRRRLPLRLVLAVPPQHDTQHVDDTPGQTAIRQAGSDRLEQACNWVRDRHPEVSVTGDLLGGFPAPVLGAAAREARMIVLGSRHLSRTAEFFSAGSLVVPVTAQARCPVVVVGDAEHISQQPTYVVAGIDGSASATAALAFAFDEADLRGAALRVVCVRQPPLIMLDGEEVALHAQRTLLSEATAGLSEKYPDVHMTHEVLTGHPVEELARAAEHALAVVVGRRGRGGYTGMRIGSVVHGLLHRAHCPVITVPTG
- a CDS encoding universal stress protein yields the protein MENHVTVGVDGSPESLAAARWAAREAVLRQVPLRLVHAVDWPLDPVFPGLGRQDVDRWADQALTEAAQELHGRYPNLEITTRCLAARPAAALAAEAADAGLLVLGSRGLGGLVGFIVGSVAMSTLVATDAPVVLVRAADDPDGSGADSGAEVVVGVDIHEACDRVLAFAFEEAARRDCPLRAVHGWKMPAAYSYVPFFDPDNERDIGKSVTHMVDDMLLPWQHKFPDVNVSHNVFMGSAGEHLVRASKGAGLVVVGRHLRRSPLGVHLGSVAHAVLHHAPAPVAVIAHD